From Pantoea sp. Ep11b, the proteins below share one genomic window:
- a CDS encoding 4'-phosphopantetheinyl transferase: MHFPDQPLPPVSGGFILSRLLHRGDPLLAVCYFDPQHYHDALAEEWGLTLPERLQRAVVKRRAEYLASRLLVRAVMAEFGIADFILNSAPDRSPRWPAGIQASLSHTTGTVVVVATRQNLAIGVDVEQWMSETTARETAAYLMNAQEQQLLGTLPVPFHAAATLLFSLKESLYKALWPQLHQPMDFTDAALEAVDWTQGRATLRLTQTFSTGFPAGTLLQATFLWQADQVMTQVTHPL; encoded by the coding sequence ATGCACTTTCCCGATCAGCCGCTGCCGCCTGTTTCAGGCGGCTTTATTCTTTCCCGTCTTCTTCACCGCGGTGATCCGTTACTGGCGGTCTGCTACTTTGATCCGCAGCACTATCATGACGCGCTGGCTGAGGAGTGGGGTCTTACGCTCCCTGAGCGGCTGCAGCGCGCCGTGGTCAAACGGCGGGCCGAATATCTGGCCAGCCGCCTGCTGGTCCGCGCCGTAATGGCGGAGTTTGGCATCGCGGATTTTATTCTCAACAGCGCCCCTGACCGCTCCCCCCGCTGGCCCGCCGGTATTCAGGCGTCGCTGTCGCATACAACAGGCACCGTCGTTGTCGTGGCTACCCGGCAGAATCTGGCTATTGGTGTCGATGTTGAGCAGTGGATGTCTGAGACGACCGCGCGTGAAACGGCGGCGTATCTGATGAACGCGCAGGAGCAGCAGCTGTTAGGCACCCTGCCCGTGCCCTTCCACGCGGCCGCGACCCTGCTCTTTTCGCTGAAAGAGAGTCTGTACAAGGCGTTGTGGCCACAACTGCATCAGCCGATGGACTTTACGGATGCGGCGCTGGAGGCGGTCGACTGGACGCAGGGGCGCGCCACGCTGCGACTGACGCAGACGTTCAGTACAGGCTTTCCGGCGGGGACGTTACTGCAGGCCACCTTCCTGTGGCAGGCGGATCAGGTGATGACGCAGGTGACCCATCCGCTGTAA